One region of Nitrospira sp. genomic DNA includes:
- a CDS encoding ABC transporter ATP-binding protein: MNQRPTTIPTYPQYQLTKVLRDIFAHLGTLLKLERSILGIIASYAVAIGFFLLCVPIAVQELVSTFSFAMEPRMIFTLALFVASSLTGVAAFRVLQARAVETLQQRIYTRIAIGFTRLLPRLRDDTFATPQAHRFMEADLLTRALVAMVADLFNVAVVGTIGVTMLILFHPFFLLYILVLILGFVGLLTLFGRGGFFITLEMSRLHYDIFGWIQNIAHNLPHLRAAGDSPYLLERTDALTRVYARIRQRRSDTLTGRQYKAAALWQVVGHSGLLITAGLLVVDGQLTVGQFAAAEVLVGNLLVNMDTLARRMVAMFFTFVSCREMAAVFSLPTEEDGAKEEVPAAQFGASGIRLTCRNLSYAGPDGAPIFQNVSLDIAPGEKVAVLCSTNNTKTALAKILAGLHPPATGFVRYNEMNLVEVKRDSISPVRGLVLDSHPTLLDGTLEDNITLGRPTIDYQDLQWALRFVELDHDIDALPQGLNTRVSSLETNLSMSQILRLLVARAIVIRPQLLIFDGTLHNMLPATRELLLRRLCAKDEPWSVVFLSNDPNFVGHVDRRISLDS; encoded by the coding sequence TTGAATCAACGCCCCACAACAATCCCGACCTATCCCCAGTATCAGCTGACCAAGGTCCTCCGCGATATCTTCGCGCACCTGGGCACCCTGCTGAAGCTGGAGCGATCCATCCTGGGCATCATCGCCTCGTATGCGGTGGCCATCGGGTTCTTCCTGCTCTGTGTTCCCATCGCCGTTCAGGAACTCGTCAGCACATTTTCCTTCGCGATGGAACCCCGGATGATCTTTACGCTGGCGCTGTTCGTTGCCAGTTCCCTCACCGGGGTCGCGGCATTCCGTGTACTGCAAGCCCGCGCGGTGGAAACGCTGCAACAGCGGATCTACACCCGCATTGCGATCGGATTTACGCGACTCCTCCCCCGCCTTCGCGACGATACGTTTGCCACGCCGCAGGCCCATCGGTTCATGGAGGCCGACCTGCTGACTCGCGCCTTGGTGGCCATGGTGGCGGATCTCTTTAATGTCGCTGTAGTCGGCACCATCGGCGTGACCATGCTGATCCTCTTTCACCCCTTCTTTCTCCTCTACATTTTGGTGCTGATCCTGGGCTTTGTGGGACTGTTGACCCTCTTCGGGCGCGGCGGCTTCTTCATCACCCTGGAGATGTCCCGGCTCCACTACGACATTTTCGGGTGGATTCAAAACATCGCGCACAATCTCCCCCATCTGCGAGCCGCCGGCGACAGCCCCTATCTCCTTGAACGAACCGATGCACTGACACGCGTCTATGCCAGAATTCGACAGCGCCGGTCCGACACACTCACCGGGAGGCAATACAAAGCCGCAGCGCTCTGGCAAGTCGTCGGCCACAGCGGGCTACTCATTACCGCCGGACTCCTCGTGGTGGACGGACAACTCACCGTGGGGCAATTCGCCGCCGCCGAGGTGTTGGTCGGCAACCTGCTGGTCAACATGGATACGCTGGCCCGGCGGATGGTCGCGATGTTTTTCACCTTTGTGTCCTGTCGGGAGATGGCCGCGGTGTTCTCCCTGCCCACAGAAGAGGACGGCGCGAAGGAAGAGGTGCCGGCGGCACAGTTCGGAGCGTCCGGCATCCGTCTGACGTGCCGGAACCTCTCGTATGCCGGTCCGGATGGCGCACCGATCTTTCAGAACGTGTCCCTCGATATCGCCCCCGGGGAGAAGGTGGCCGTCCTCTGCAGCACGAACAATACGAAGACCGCTCTCGCCAAGATCCTGGCCGGACTGCACCCGCCGGCCACCGGCTTCGTCCGCTACAACGAGATGAATCTGGTCGAAGTAAAACGGGACTCGATCAGCCCGGTCCGTGGGCTTGTCCTCGATTCCCATCCCACGCTGCTGGACGGCACGCTGGAAGACAACATCACACTTGGCCGGCCCACCATCGACTATCAAGACCTCCAATGGGCGCTCCGGTTTGTGGAATTGGACCACGACATCGATGCGCTGCCGCAGGGACTGAACACGCGCGTGTCCAGCCTGGAAACCAACCTCTCCATGAGTCAGATCCTGCGGCTCCTCGTGGCCCGCGCGATTGTGATACGGCCGCAACTGCTGATCTTCGACGGCACCCTCCACAACATGCTGCCGGCCACGCGGGAGCTGCTGCTTCGCCGTCTCTGCGCCAAGGATGAACCCTGGTCGGTCGTGTTCCTGTCCAACGATCCCAACTTCGTCGGCCATGTCGACCGCCGGATCTCACTCGACTCGTGA